The following coding sequences are from one Rutidosis leptorrhynchoides isolate AG116_Rl617_1_P2 chromosome 11, CSIRO_AGI_Rlap_v1, whole genome shotgun sequence window:
- the LOC139875042 gene encoding uncharacterized protein: MPKKVMDSLTKDALDIASSNFNIVAFDLLDQIDKDEEEEVNQPIPGAHRRFIHRDREGTAMRLWNDYFSENLTFPGDYFRRRYRMSRPLFIRIYQGIMNYSQEPILDYFLYFHQKRDATGLLGFNVFQKCTSAIRQYGTAPDAFDEYLHMGQQTSYDCLNNFCKSVIHLYGSEFMRKSTPQDVARLISAHAELHGFPGMLGSLDCMHWAWKNCPYKYKGHYTRGDHGYPTIMLEAVAFYDLWIWHAYFGPAGSNNNINVLKQSDLFNELLQDTAPPCNFLVSGCNFNKGYYLTDGIYPDWATLVKSFKSPPDPKSAKFKKYQESARKDIERAFGVLQGRWQIIKNPCRQFYVERIRRIMHACVILHNMITKDNGHVMCSLEENYKPARRPHRSIQERVEAHMRINKEL; the protein is encoded by the coding sequence ATGCCTAAAAAAGTTATGGATAGTCTTACGAAAGATGCGTTAGATATTGCAAGTTCTAATTTCAATATTGTCGCATTTGATCTACTTGATCAAATAGATAAAGACGAAGAGGAAGAAGTCAATCAACCAATACCAGGGGCGCATCGAAGATTTATTCATAGAGACCGAGAGGGAACCGCGATGcgtttatggaatgattatttttccGAGAATCTAACTTTTCCCGGAGATTATTTTCGTCGCCGTTATAGGATGAGTCGACCATTGTTTATACGCATATACCAAGGTATAATGAATTACTCTCAAGAACCTATTCtcgattattttttatattttcatcAAAAGCGGGATGCTACCGGGTTGTTGGGTTTTAATGTTTTTCAAAAATGTACATCCGCAATACGCCAATACGGTACTGCACCTGATGCTTTTGACGAGTACTTACATATGGGCCAACAAACATCATATGATTGTTTGAATAATTTTTGTAAGAGCGTGATTCACTTGTACGGTTCAGAGTTTATGAGAAAATCGACTCCACAAGACGTAGCACGTCTTATATCCGCACATGCAGAATTACATGGTTTTCCGGGAATGTTAGGTAGCttagattgtatgcattgggcttgGAAAAATTGTCCATATAAATATAAAGGTCATTATACTAGAGGCGATCATGGGTATCCAACAATCATGTTAGAAGCTGTGGCATTTTATGATTTATGGATTTGGCACGCTTATTTTGGACCCGCTGGTTCAAACAACAACATCAATGTACTTAAGCAATCTGATTTATTTAACGAGTTACTTCAAGACACGGCTCCACCGTGTaattttttggttagtggttgtaatTTCAATAAAGGTTACTACCTAACCGATGGGATATATCCGGATTGGGCGACACtagttaagtctttcaaaagtccaCCTGACCCAAAATCGGCAAAATTTAAAAAATATCAAGAATCTGCTCGGAAAGATATTGAACGGGCATTCGGTGTACTTCAAGGTCGATGGCAAATAATAAAAAACCCGTGCCGACAATTCTATGTCGAAAGAATCCGAAGAATTATGCACGCTTGTGTTATTTTGCATAATATGATCACCAAAGACAATGGACATGTAATGTGTTCACTTGAAGAGAATTACAAGCCAGCTCGTCGTCCACATCGCTCAATCCAGGAAAGGGTTGAAGCACACATGCGCATTAATAAAGAATTGTGA